The proteins below come from a single Lactobacillus johnsonii genomic window:
- a CDS encoding ABC transporter ATP-binding protein, translated as MLQVENLNKSFGSKQVLFDINFKADNGKILGLIGKNGSGKTTLFHSILKFVKYQGKITIDGHSFSSRDYNSVGYLPEERSLMPKLTVLEQVSFLASLKGMKKDEVKHDLQDWMQKLEVKGQITDKIKSLSKGNQQKIQLIATLIHQPNLIILDEPFSGLDPVNVEIIKEVILQEKKRGATILFSDHDMSNVEELCDDVVMINNGHIVLNGAVNDVRNNFGLTRLFIRTDLNLDNVKNLPGVENAILQNNGIYKLWLTNASYGKEIFNTLSHGKYLQTFDQEPPTLDEIFKMKAGEENE; from the coding sequence ATGTTACAAGTAGAGAACTTAAATAAAAGCTTTGGAAGCAAACAAGTTTTGTTTGATATTAACTTCAAAGCAGACAATGGAAAGATATTAGGCTTAATTGGTAAAAACGGCTCAGGAAAAACAACTCTTTTTCATAGCATCTTAAAGTTTGTCAAATATCAGGGAAAAATTACTATTGATGGACATTCTTTTTCAAGTCGGGATTATAACTCTGTCGGCTATTTACCTGAAGAGCGTAGCTTAATGCCAAAATTAACTGTTTTAGAGCAAGTAAGTTTTTTGGCTAGTTTAAAGGGAATGAAAAAAGATGAAGTAAAACATGATTTGCAAGATTGGATGCAAAAGTTAGAAGTTAAAGGCCAAATTACCGATAAAATAAAAAGTTTATCTAAAGGTAATCAACAAAAAATCCAATTAATTGCGACTCTTATTCATCAGCCAAACTTAATTATTTTGGATGAGCCTTTTAGTGGGCTCGATCCGGTAAACGTCGAAATAATTAAAGAGGTAATCTTACAAGAAAAGAAACGCGGAGCTACTATTCTATTTTCTGATCATGATATGTCTAATGTTGAGGAATTGTGTGACGATGTAGTAATGATTAATAATGGACATATTGTGTTAAACGGTGCTGTAAATGATGTTCGCAATAATTTTGGTTTAACTCGATTGTTTATTAGAACTGACCTGAATCTTGATAATGTTAAAAATTTACCTGGGGTTGAAAATGCTATTTTACAGAATAATGGTATCTACAAACTTTGGTTAACAAACGCTAGTTACGGAAAAGAAATTTTTAATACGCTCTCCCATGGAAAATACTTGCAAACTTTTGATCAAGAGCCACCAACTTTAGATGAAATTTTCAAAATGAAAGCCGGTGAAGAGAATGAATAA
- a CDS encoding DeoR/GlpR family DNA-binding transcription regulator encodes MLTEERQQAIATYINKHSICRVNELCKLTKSSESTIRRDLIELEKRGVIVRVHGGARSLQDYSRDVEQQVRFNLNVDNKREIARFAVINHVTNGDHIFLDAGTTTYEMVPFLREVNDLHVVTNGVDVALACLDNGIHTRLLGGEAKLETHAVIGNTAMKQLQEMNFTVSFIGANGLTADGQFTTPDPAEAGIKKAAIEQAKESFILMDSSKIGVANFASFAHINEAILITNNLSTGKENILPEQIRVEEARS; translated from the coding sequence ATGCTGACCGAGGAACGTCAACAAGCTATAGCAACCTATATTAATAAACACAGTATCTGTCGTGTTAATGAATTGTGTAAGTTGACTAAGTCATCAGAGTCAACAATTCGCCGTGACCTCATTGAATTAGAAAAGCGTGGCGTGATTGTTCGTGTACACGGAGGAGCACGCTCACTGCAAGATTATTCACGTGATGTTGAACAACAAGTGAGATTTAATCTTAATGTTGACAATAAACGTGAGATTGCACGTTTTGCTGTGATAAATCATGTTACTAATGGAGATCATATTTTTCTTGATGCTGGAACGACAACTTATGAAATGGTGCCATTTTTGCGAGAAGTTAATGATTTACATGTAGTTACTAATGGCGTTGATGTTGCACTAGCATGTTTAGACAATGGAATTCATACTCGCTTGTTAGGGGGCGAGGCTAAGCTTGAAACGCATGCAGTCATAGGCAATACAGCTATGAAGCAGCTACAAGAAATGAATTTTACAGTTTCATTTATTGGAGCTAATGGTTTAACAGCAGATGGCCAATTTACTACGCCAGATCCAGCAGAAGCTGGGATAAAAAAAGCTGCAATTGAGCAGGCTAAAGAATCGTTTATTTTAATGGATAGTAGTAAGATTGGTGTAGCAAATTTTGCAAGTTTTGCACATATCAATGAGGCAATACTCATCACTAACAATTTAAGTACAGGTAAAGAAAATATCTTACCTGAACAAATCAGAGTTGAGGAGGCTCGGTCATGA
- a CDS encoding glycoside hydrolase family 31 protein gives MNTNSLETYAINKNKIKINFVNSSIELTILTPEIIRVFQNRGEHTKSYAIEGNKAIDTKFKVEKKNDYLEIKTSKLIIKIYHDEKIDVYDAKENPLIIDYCGSRIPIDRQTDSSQQKLAESEGHEVVTSRRKDVHYYELVKELADDEQFYGLGDKTGFLNKRHYAYENWNTDNPEPHVESFTRLYKSVPFLIGLKKNHPYGIFFDNTYHSYFDLGKESNKYYYIAADNGNIDYYIIGGRDLKEIVKNYTYLTGKTPLPQKWTLGYQQSRWGYSISAEKVEEIVTKMRKYHLPCDAIHLDIDYMDGYRVFTWRTDTYDDPRKFIDKLHKLGFHVITIIDPGVKKDDSYQIYQEGIKKGYFVKAPNGQVYVNKVWPGDAVYPDFGREAVRKWWSENCKFLVDLGVDGIWDDMNEPASFNGEIPKDIIFNDEEKESTHAKMHNVYGHNMAKATYYGLKNLTGKRPFVITRAAYAGTQKYSTVWTGDNQSLWVHLQMMIPQLCNLGMSGFAFAGTDIGGFGADTTPELLTRWIEAALFSPLLRNHAAMGTRSQEPWIFGEPTLSIYRKYLHLRYHFIPYLYDLFAQENKTGLPIMRPLVLNYPTDPAVKNMNDEYMVGTNIVVAPIVEEGKKWRAVYLPEGEWIDFWNNVTYSGNNTILVSAPIDRLPLFIKKNTILPWGEVKEHISTRPDEKMTFRVFGERGKYTHYQDNGTDFGYQKGEYNLYEINVDGHKVTINLKKHGYEPNYQRIEIRTTNEKMNFIYKDRKYIQVN, from the coding sequence ATGAATACAAATAGTTTGGAAACATATGCGATTAATAAAAACAAAATAAAGATAAATTTTGTTAATTCTAGTATTGAATTAACAATCTTAACACCTGAAATAATCCGTGTATTTCAAAATCGCGGTGAGCATACTAAGTCATATGCAATTGAAGGAAATAAGGCAATAGACACTAAATTTAAAGTTGAGAAAAAGAATGACTATCTTGAAATAAAAACTTCAAAATTAATCATTAAAATTTATCACGACGAAAAAATAGATGTTTATGATGCAAAAGAAAATCCCTTAATTATTGACTATTGCGGCTCTAGAATTCCAATTGATCGACAAACAGATTCTAGCCAACAAAAGTTGGCCGAGTCGGAAGGGCATGAAGTGGTCACTAGTAGAAGAAAAGATGTCCACTACTATGAACTAGTCAAAGAATTAGCAGACGATGAGCAATTTTATGGCTTAGGTGATAAGACCGGTTTTTTAAATAAACGACACTATGCGTATGAAAACTGGAATACAGATAACCCTGAGCCGCATGTGGAAAGTTTTACTCGTTTATATAAGTCGGTTCCATTTCTAATTGGATTGAAGAAAAATCATCCATACGGAATTTTTTTCGATAATACTTATCATAGTTATTTTGATTTAGGCAAAGAAAGTAATAAATACTACTACATTGCAGCTGATAATGGAAATATTGATTATTACATTATTGGCGGCAGAGACTTAAAAGAAATTGTTAAAAATTATACTTACTTAACTGGAAAAACACCGCTGCCACAAAAGTGGACATTAGGTTATCAACAATCTCGTTGGGGATATAGTATAAGCGCTGAAAAGGTAGAAGAAATTGTTACTAAAATGCGAAAATATCACCTGCCATGTGATGCTATCCATTTAGATATTGATTATATGGATGGGTATCGAGTTTTTACCTGGAGGACAGATACCTATGATGATCCTAGAAAATTTATTGATAAACTTCACAAATTAGGTTTCCATGTGATTACAATTATTGACCCTGGTGTCAAAAAAGACGATAGTTATCAGATCTACCAAGAAGGAATTAAAAAAGGATATTTTGTAAAAGCACCAAATGGGCAAGTTTATGTTAATAAGGTTTGGCCTGGGGATGCTGTCTATCCGGATTTTGGGCGTGAAGCAGTCAGAAAATGGTGGTCAGAAAATTGTAAGTTTTTAGTTGATTTAGGTGTTGATGGAATCTGGGACGATATGAATGAGCCGGCCTCATTTAATGGAGAAATTCCAAAAGATATTATTTTTAATGATGAAGAAAAGGAATCAACACATGCTAAAATGCATAATGTTTATGGTCACAATATGGCTAAAGCAACCTATTATGGCTTAAAGAATTTAACTGGTAAACGCCCATTTGTGATTACCCGTGCTGCTTATGCGGGAACACAAAAATACTCCACAGTTTGGACTGGTGATAATCAAAGTTTATGGGTCCATTTACAAATGATGATTCCGCAACTATGTAATTTAGGAATGAGCGGTTTTGCTTTTGCTGGGACAGATATCGGAGGATTTGGTGCAGATACTACACCAGAACTATTAACAAGATGGATTGAAGCAGCACTTTTTAGTCCTCTTCTTCGAAATCATGCGGCTATGGGTACACGCTCGCAAGAGCCATGGATCTTTGGAGAACCAACGCTATCGATATATCGCAAGTACTTACATTTGCGCTATCATTTTATTCCATATCTTTATGATTTATTTGCTCAAGAAAATAAGACTGGGCTTCCGATTATGCGACCTTTGGTTTTAAACTATCCAACTGATCCAGCAGTTAAAAATATGAATGACGAATATATGGTTGGTACAAATATTGTGGTAGCGCCAATTGTTGAAGAAGGTAAAAAGTGGCGAGCTGTTTACTTACCAGAAGGGGAATGGATTGATTTTTGGAATAATGTTACTTATAGCGGTAATAATACGATCTTAGTTAGTGCCCCGATTGATAGGTTACCCTTATTTATTAAGAAAAATACTATTTTGCCGTGGGGAGAAGTTAAGGAACATATTTCCACTAGACCAGATGAAAAAATGACATTTAGAGTGTTTGGTGAACGTGGTAAATATACTCACTATCAGGATAATGGAACCGATTTTGGTTATCAAAAGGGTGAGTACAATCTTTATGAGATAAATGTAGATGGTCATAAAGTTACTATCAATTTGAAAAAGCATGGATATGAGCCAAATTATCAAAGAATTGAAATTAGGACTACTAATGAAAAAATGAATTTTATTTATAAAGATAGAAAATATATACAGGTTAATTAA
- a CDS encoding ABC transporter permease, which translates to MNKTWLVAKETYRREVKNWSFLLMIFAPFLVLLISFFFGMSSSSAFDSDTKVGIVSQNQSIVQPLKKTEDFDGYKNKAKAEKAYKDGDISGYIVVKETSTQLVANYYGTESLDNDVKTELIRVLNTQQQALNLKNAKLSEQQMQSLSQKVKFTEKTNDKKLNASDEKNLKTATFWILIFVLYFLVQTYSTIMAQDIASEKGTKIMEMIFSSMPGGKYFDGKVLGIFLEILTQLLIYAVMFSGFYYMAPHIDGVKDTFAQIKPAIDQALGQIISWGLLFVVLGLILYIVYAAVCGAIVTKAEDANKAVQPLVYLTLLGLFSSMSLSNNPDGIFAMIMSYIPFLSSFLMPLRLIKGNATGLEAAISLIILLVFLLGSIWWIRKIYPSLILQTDDNGMWKNMKRALQGIKE; encoded by the coding sequence ATGAATAAAACTTGGTTAGTTGCTAAAGAAACATATCGTAGAGAAGTAAAAAATTGGTCATTTTTATTGATGATTTTCGCACCATTTCTTGTATTATTGATTTCTTTTTTCTTTGGGATGAGTTCATCTTCAGCTTTCGACAGTGATACAAAGGTAGGAATAGTAAGTCAAAATCAGAGTATTGTTCAGCCATTAAAGAAAACAGAAGATTTTGATGGATATAAAAATAAGGCAAAAGCTGAAAAGGCCTATAAAGATGGTGATATTAGTGGTTATATTGTGGTGAAAGAGACTTCTACTCAATTAGTTGCGAACTACTATGGTACCGAAAGCCTTGATAATGATGTTAAGACTGAGTTGATCAGAGTTTTAAACACTCAGCAGCAAGCACTTAATCTAAAAAACGCTAAGCTCAGTGAGCAACAGATGCAGTCACTTTCTCAAAAAGTTAAATTTACTGAGAAAACTAATGATAAAAAATTGAATGCAAGTGATGAAAAGAATTTAAAGACAGCTACTTTTTGGATTCTAATTTTTGTTTTATACTTTTTGGTTCAGACTTATAGCACCATCATGGCACAGGATATTGCCAGTGAAAAGGGAACTAAAATTATGGAAATGATCTTTTCAAGCATGCCTGGTGGAAAGTACTTCGATGGTAAAGTGTTGGGTATTTTCCTTGAAATTCTAACTCAGTTATTAATTTATGCTGTGATGTTTTCTGGCTTTTATTATATGGCTCCTCATATTGACGGAGTAAAAGATACATTTGCTCAAATAAAGCCTGCTATCGATCAAGCTTTAGGACAAATAATTTCTTGGGGATTATTATTCGTCGTGCTTGGCTTGATCCTATATATCGTTTATGCGGCTGTTTGTGGTGCAATTGTCACTAAAGCTGAAGATGCTAACAAGGCAGTACAACCCTTAGTTTATTTAACTCTACTCGGATTATTTAGTAGTATGAGCTTATCTAATAATCCTGATGGTATTTTTGCCATGATTATGTCTTACATACCATTTTTATCATCTTTCTTAATGCCCCTTCGACTAATTAAAGGAAACGCGACTGGCTTAGAGGCAGCAATCTCTCTAATAATTCTATTAGTATTTTTGCTAGGATCGATTTGGTGGATTAGAAAAATTTATCCAAGTCTTATTTTGCAAACTGATGATAACGGTATGTGGAAGAATATGAAGCGTGCATTACAAGGCATTAAGGAATAA
- a CDS encoding aspartate/glutamate racemase family protein, with the protein MKHFFSIIGGMGTIATESYVRLINHRVKITKDQDYLNYILVNDAQIPDRTAYIMDHSKPNFFYDLKDDVLSQSKLNPDFFVMPCNTAHYFYNDLAALTDVPFLHMMRIAVHKFVDDFPKEEKIGLIATEGSIYDHLYVDELERVGKKAELGGPEIQPMVNELIYRDIKEKGIVDHDLYHKILKTMHDEYGCNVILLGCTELSLAQEKAPDHPYNVIDPQSIIADVSIELALKIRNGMDPKEATAKYMYK; encoded by the coding sequence ATGAAACACTTTTTCTCAATTATCGGTGGCATGGGGACAATTGCGACTGAAAGTTACGTTCGTTTAATTAATCACCGAGTTAAGATTACTAAGGATCAGGACTATTTAAATTATATTTTAGTAAATGATGCTCAAATTCCTGATCGAACTGCATACATTATGGATCATAGTAAACCTAATTTTTTCTATGATTTAAAGGACGATGTTTTAAGTCAATCAAAACTTAATCCTGACTTTTTCGTAATGCCATGCAATACTGCTCATTACTTTTATAATGACTTAGCAGCATTAACTGATGTACCATTTTTACATATGATGCGTATTGCTGTTCACAAGTTTGTGGATGATTTTCCAAAAGAAGAGAAAATTGGTTTAATTGCAACTGAAGGTTCTATTTATGATCATTTATATGTGGATGAATTAGAACGAGTTGGTAAAAAAGCTGAACTAGGTGGGCCTGAAATTCAACCAATGGTTAATGAGCTAATTTATCGTGACATTAAGGAAAAAGGTATTGTTGACCATGACTTATACCATAAAATTTTAAAAACAATGCATGATGAATATGGATGTAATGTAATTTTACTGGGATGTACTGAATTATCTCTTGCCCAGGAAAAAGCACCAGATCACCCATATAATGTCATTGATCCGCAGTCAATTATCGCAGATGTTTCAATTGAACTTGCTTTAAAGATTCGAAATGGAATGGATCCTAAAGAAGCTACTGCAAAATATATGTATAAATAA
- the pfkB gene encoding 1-phosphofructokinase yields the protein MIYTVTVNPALDYVMQLEKVEAGSVNRSNDCQFLAGGKGINVSQILNQLDVDNTAWGFVGGFTGKELVRQLNVKKIESDFVTISDDTRVNVKIHAQKETEINAAGPKIDAQEITAFKARLDDLNEGDIVVLSGSLAPSLPTDFYEQLLPTIREAGAEFAIDTTGEALLATLKYHPLVIKPNHHELAALFDTSFANDQEMLEAAKKLLDMGAQNVMISMAGDGAYLVTKDHIYHASAAVGTAVNSVGAGDSMIAGFVGTYYKTHNVVEALKVGSACGGATAFTEDIAVKSQIDAVLPQITVEEVK from the coding sequence ATGATTTATACTGTTACAGTTAATCCAGCATTAGACTATGTTATGCAATTAGAAAAGGTGGAAGCTGGTAGTGTTAACCGTTCAAATGATTGTCAATTTTTAGCTGGTGGTAAAGGAATTAATGTTTCTCAAATTTTGAACCAACTTGATGTTGATAACACTGCTTGGGGATTTGTTGGTGGTTTTACTGGCAAAGAATTAGTTCGCCAATTAAACGTTAAAAAAATTGAAAGTGATTTTGTAACTATTTCTGACGATACCCGTGTTAATGTGAAAATTCATGCTCAAAAAGAAACTGAAATTAATGCGGCTGGTCCAAAGATTGATGCACAAGAAATTACTGCTTTTAAGGCGCGTTTGGATGATCTTAATGAAGGCGATATTGTTGTATTAAGTGGTAGTTTAGCACCAAGTTTACCAACTGACTTCTATGAACAATTATTACCAACTATCAGAGAAGCTGGTGCTGAATTTGCAATTGATACTACTGGGGAAGCTTTACTTGCAACTTTGAAGTACCACCCATTAGTTATTAAGCCTAACCATCATGAATTAGCAGCTTTATTTGATACAAGCTTTGCTAATGATCAAGAAATGCTTGAAGCAGCTAAGAAACTTTTAGACATGGGTGCACAAAACGTCATGATTTCTATGGCTGGCGACGGTGCATACTTAGTAACTAAGGATCATATTTACCATGCAAGTGCTGCTGTTGGTACTGCTGTTAACTCAGTTGGCGCTGGAGATTCAATGATTGCCGGCTTTGTAGGTACTTACTACAAGACTCATAATGTTGTTGAAGCATTGAAAGTCGGATCTGCTTGTGGTGGTGCTACTGCATTTACTGAAGATATTGCAGTTAAGAGTCAAATTGATGCTGTTTTACCACAAATTACAGTTGAAGAAGTAAAGTAG
- a CDS encoding PTS fructose transporter subunit IIABC, translated as MKIEDLLSPDLMIMDLKATTQEEAIKEMADLEVKQGVVNNEEEFIKSIWAREKESTTGIGEGIAMPHARNKYINRAAVLFAKSPKGIDYKALDGQPVHLFFMITAPAGADNTHLQALAKLSSLLINPDVVNALKAATTPEEVIDIFKKAEAEKDAQDKADAEKRKAEAAKEASKPASEQKPLIVGVTACINGIAHTYMAQEALIKAGKKLGVDVRIETNGSEGVKDKLTPEEIKRAKGVIIASDKKVDMPRFNGKELVMKPVVDGINHPKELIEDILENKAPIYHADSSASSSDNDAKEKQGLWASIYKNLMSGISHMLPFVIGGGILMAISFIVENYMAGGAKNPAFIFLNSAGNLAFAFMVPVLAAYIAESIGDLPALMPGFVGGYMAAIVNGTNGLQVNAQAHAVSPAGFLGGIAAGFIAGYMMIGLKKLFAKLPKSVEGMKPMLLYPILGLLFIALIMFYIINPIFSSVNFAITHFLNSMGTGNLVILTMILAGMMAIDMGGPFNKAAYVFASGAFANDPHSATAAVMMAAVMVGGMVPPFATAIGTTFFKNRYTKEERRAGVSNWILGFSFITEGAIPFAAADPGRVIPSCVIGSAVGGLLVGLWHIQVPAPHGGLWVSPLSNHILLYFVATIVGSIVAGLIMSFWKKPISEDPDE; from the coding sequence ATGAAAATTGAAGATCTTTTAAGTCCTGATTTAATGATTATGGATCTGAAGGCTACTACTCAAGAAGAAGCTATTAAAGAAATGGCTGATCTTGAAGTAAAGCAAGGTGTTGTAAATAACGAAGAGGAATTCATTAAATCAATCTGGGCTCGTGAAAAAGAATCAACAACTGGTATTGGTGAAGGAATCGCCATGCCACACGCAAGAAACAAGTACATTAATCGTGCCGCTGTTTTATTTGCAAAAAGTCCTAAAGGAATTGATTATAAAGCTCTTGATGGACAACCAGTTCATTTATTCTTTATGATTACTGCACCAGCCGGTGCTGATAACACACACTTACAAGCTTTAGCTAAGTTATCAAGTTTACTAATTAATCCAGATGTTGTTAATGCTTTAAAGGCAGCAACTACACCAGAAGAAGTTATTGATATCTTTAAAAAAGCAGAAGCTGAAAAGGATGCTCAGGACAAGGCCGATGCCGAAAAGAGAAAGGCCGAAGCTGCAAAAGAAGCATCTAAGCCTGCTAGCGAGCAAAAGCCTTTAATTGTTGGTGTTACTGCATGTATCAATGGTATTGCACACACTTACATGGCTCAAGAAGCTTTAATTAAGGCTGGTAAAAAATTAGGCGTTGATGTTCGTATTGAAACTAACGGTTCTGAAGGTGTAAAAGATAAGCTTACTCCAGAAGAAATTAAACGAGCAAAAGGTGTCATCATTGCCTCTGATAAAAAAGTTGATATGCCACGTTTCAATGGTAAAGAACTTGTTATGAAGCCTGTTGTAGATGGTATTAACCATCCAAAAGAATTGATTGAAGATATCTTAGAAAACAAGGCTCCAATTTACCATGCTGATAGTAGTGCAAGTTCTAGCGATAATGATGCAAAAGAAAAACAAGGTTTGTGGGCATCTATCTACAAGAACTTAATGAGTGGTATTAGCCACATGCTTCCATTCGTTATCGGTGGTGGTATCTTAATGGCCATCTCCTTCATAGTGGAAAACTATATGGCTGGTGGCGCTAAGAACCCTGCATTTATTTTCTTAAATAGTGCTGGTAACTTAGCCTTTGCATTTATGGTTCCTGTATTAGCTGCTTATATTGCTGAATCAATCGGCGACTTACCTGCCTTGATGCCAGGGTTTGTTGGTGGATACATGGCAGCCATTGTTAACGGTACTAACGGCTTACAAGTTAACGCACAAGCACATGCTGTATCTCCAGCTGGATTCTTAGGTGGTATCGCTGCAGGTTTCATTGCTGGATATATGATGATTGGATTGAAGAAGTTATTTGCTAAACTTCCAAAATCAGTAGAAGGTATGAAGCCAATGTTGCTTTACCCAATTTTGGGCTTGCTTTTCATTGCTTTGATTATGTTCTACATCATCAACCCAATCTTTAGTTCAGTTAACTTTGCTATTACCCACTTCTTGAACAGTATGGGTACTGGTAACCTTGTAATTTTGACAATGATCTTAGCTGGTATGATGGCTATCGATATGGGTGGTCCTTTCAACAAGGCTGCTTATGTCTTTGCTTCAGGTGCATTTGCTAACGATCCACATTCTGCAACTGCTGCAGTTATGATGGCAGCTGTTATGGTTGGTGGTATGGTTCCTCCATTTGCTACTGCAATTGGTACTACTTTCTTTAAGAACCGTTACACTAAGGAAGAGCGTCGTGCTGGTGTATCAAACTGGATTTTAGGTTTCTCATTCATTACTGAAGGTGCTATTCCATTTGCTGCAGCTGACCCAGGTCGTGTAATTCCTTCCTGTGTAATTGGTTCAGCAGTTGGTGGTTTACTTGTTGGATTGTGGCACATCCAAGTACCAGCTCCTCACGGAGGACTATGGGTATCACCATTATCTAACCATATTTTACTTTACTTCGTAGCTACAATTGTTGGTTCTATTGTAGCCGGTCTAATTATGAGTTTCTGGAAGAAACCTATCTCTGAAGACCCAGATGAATAA
- a CDS encoding YSIRK-type signal peptide-containing protein (The YSIRK form of extended signal peptide directs nascent proteins to the cross-wall site, while signal peptides lacking YSIRK direct proteins instead to the cell pole. A large fraction of YSIRK proteins are surface proteins anchored by sortase-mediated processing of a C-terminal LPXTG motif.), with protein MVSKNNYSEKMRKIRPQKQRFSIRKFTVGAASVLIGLTFMGVNNQEAQADTTVAPEESVKVESSTASDITETMDNVVNTEEQSISTTDNQTEVMSAEENNEVENDVTASGETGNEEVKNDRSISSVETDDVDKQATNEVVTYNAESINGDTAVKN; from the coding sequence ATGGTTTCCAAGAACAATTATAGTGAAAAAATGCGAAAAATTAGACCGCAAAAGCAACGCTTCTCTATTCGTAAGTTTACTGTAGGGGCTGCTTCTGTATTAATTGGTTTAACCTTTATGGGGGTTAATAATCAGGAAGCTCAAGCTGACACTACAGTTGCTCCAGAGGAAAGCGTAAAAGTCGAAAGTAGTACAGCTAGTGACATAACAGAGACGATGGATAACGTAGTAAATACTGAGGAACAGAGTATATCTACTACTGACAATCAAACAGAAGTTATGTCGGCAGAAGAAAATAATGAAGTAGAAAATGATGTAACTGCTTCTGGTGAGACTGGTAATGAAGAAGTAAAAAATGATCGGTCGATTTCTTCTGTAGAAACAGATGATGTAGACAAACAAGCAACTAACGAAGTAGTAACTTATAATGCTGAGTCAATTAATGGAGACACAGCAGTAAAAAATTAA